The Brassica oleracea var. oleracea cultivar TO1000 chromosome C7, BOL, whole genome shotgun sequence sequence TGAGGACGTGATGTCTGCTGTCCACACGTGCCGTTCGAAGCATCCGTTGTTTGCTGCTTTCCGCACTCTTGATGCGATCAACTATTCAGACGTTGCCACTATACCCGTGGACCGATGTCTCCTCGACTTTGCCACCGAACCAACAGACTCTTTCCTTGGGCTGATCACAATGGAAGATCAAGACGATATGTTATCCTCAGCGAGGTTGTATGAGATTGGCAGACGGAAACCAACAGATGATGACTCTGATCCCGATGATGATGGTGAGACAGAGGACGAAGATGAAGATGATGAAGACGATGAAGATGACCTGGACCGGATTCTGGGACTAGCTGGAGACGATAGCGGAGATGATGACATTAGCAGCGATGACAATGAAGATAATAGTGCAAGCGATTTTGATGATGATGATGGACGTATGCTCTTTGAAGGTGGTGACTTTTTGGAGATTATGAGTGATGGTGATGATGAAGATAGTGGTGATGATGAAGATGACAATGTTGATGGCGAGGAGGATTTTCTGGACAACACTCAATCTTAATGCTTTAATCTTATTTTCTTTTGAACTCTACAGTGTGTCTAAGATGGATTCACTACCCAAAGTTTTGTTGACAAGTAACTTTGTATTTTTCTTTTAGAAGTTGCATGTTTATTTGATGGTCAGTAATTAAAAAAGGAAACAGATTCTCAGAATCATGATTTCTCATTTCACACTCACACCTCATACTTGAGGCATGCATCATCATCGGATTCATCACACATCAAATGCTCCTCTGCCACAGTAAGGAAACATAAATTCAAGGAAAACTAAACCAAACACTTCAGACATTCACAGTACATTTGTTTTGTTCATTTTCTGCATACAGAAGTTTCAGTAGTCTAAAATGGTTGGTGTTACTTCTCCTACCTTGGGAAAAGAGATACAATCTGATATTACACACACAAACTTACATATATCTAAAGCCCTTCTTCCTCTCTTTCTTTGTTATGTCCTCTTCTTGTCCTCTCTCTTTCTTCACACAACAGATTAGTCGATTGTCATTGGTTGCGTCATGCAACATCTGAAACGGGCTTTCCTCGCAGTCGTCATTATCTCGGTTTCAGCCGCCTCAAGAAGATTGACAACCTCTGCAAAACAAGGACGGACTTCAGGGTTCGCATCCCAGCAACGTGTCATGATCTCACCAAGCACAGGGAGACAATCAGCTGGGACCGTTGGACGCACTCCTCTGTTCACCACCGCAAATGCAGCTTGAACAGCAGTCATGTTCTGGAACGGTAACAGACCCGTTATCAACTCCCACAGCACGATTCCAAAACTGTAGACGTCCACTTTTTGAGTGTAAGGTCTATGCTGGATCATTTCTCTGCATCAAGAAAGGAAGTTAAGTCTATATATAACTTGCAGATAAGGATTGATAATGATTCATAGTTCAAGAAACTATTCTAACTTACGGAGCCATCCATCTGTAAGTCCCTGTCTCAGGTGTCATCCCTTCAGTTTGAACTTCGATTCTCGCAACGCCAAAGTCAGCAATCTTGATGGACCGATCAGCTGATATGAGGAGGTTATCCGACTTCAGATCCCTGTGTATAAAGTTGCGCTCGTGGACGTAAGCCATACCTCTGGCAACATCCAACGCCTGCTTAACAGCCAACTTCAAAGGCACAGCTCGGTTTTGCCTCTTAGTCAAAAACTGTCTCACCGAACCTCCTTTCGCATATTCAGTCACGATGCACCACACCATCGGTTTGATGCAAGCGCCGATGAACCTGACGATGTTGGGGTGCTTCAGAAACGAGAGCATAGAAACCTCCTGCTGAAACTGCTGCTCCAGGGCCTGCGCCTTCTCGGGGCTGTTCTCTGGCCTCTCTAGTAGCTTAATCGCTACATCCTCTCCGTTGTAAGTCCCTCTGTATAACTTACCAAACGCCCCTTGCGCGAACGCGGGACCCATGTGAAGCTTCCTCAGATCTATAGTCCACTCTTCGTAGTTCGCAAGCCCCTGAGTTGGATAGCTGCTGTCCATCAACGCTTGCGCCAAGGCATCATCGTTGAGCGCATGCGTGACTCTCCCGGGGCGAAACACGCTTTGCCCAACGGAGAGAGAGTAGGGATGGCGCATAGGCTTCAAACCGGGGTGGCCGATAAGAGCGTCGCTAGAACCAACGCTACTGTTATCCACAGACATTGACACGGACCCTCCGGCGTTACTTGTCTGCATGCTGTCTGTGGACATGTTTGTACCTTCTTCACCGAGCTTTTGATAAAAGTCTTGCGTGAATGCATCGTAATTGTGGTGATTGCCAACAGCGTGCATATCGAACTTTGGCCCCTCAAGCATCTTTTACAATCTCGTGGTATGTGGTATGCCTTTCAATCACTTCAACATGCACCTAAAACAAAAAAAGATATGACAAAAATGAGAAACACAATTTAGAGTTCTGTCTAGGTAACAAACAAATGGTTTGTAGTAAGGTCTTTTCTTGACAGATCGACCAATCACTATCATGACATAAAGGTCTTCTCTTTCATTGCAGTAAAGAAGAAATGAAAGTTTAAGTTGGTTTCAACCTGTATTGAAGCTAAAGATGCTCTACAACCTTATATAGAAACATACATGTTACTAAAAGAATGAAACTTTTTTTTTTGTTGTGAATAAAGATGAAGACAGATCCTTGATTCTCAAGCAAGTACTCTTCTTCACAATTGAAAAAAAAAAATCAAAATTTACTATCAAAGGAAACACAAGTTGTGTACAAATACAAATGAGGTCCTAGCAGAAAGAAGTTTCATTTTTTCACGAACTCAGACACAGATCCGATGATTAGACGATGGGATAAGCTAGAAGAAGGAGTCATGGCTTACCTAGAGCTTCATAGGCAGTAGATTTGAGCTGGAAGACATGTAAATAATCAGAGGTGAAGATAAGTTTAAGGATCCAAGAGAGAAACCAAAGCCTCCACGGAAGTAATCAAATCGCAACACCAAGAGCTTAGTTCCGATCAAGTTCAGAGGTGGAGAACGGAGGAGGAGGAGGGAGATGACTCAGTCGTCGTTGCTTCCCTTTTACTTTTCCAACACTCCCATTTATTTATTTTAGTTTTGGTCCGTTCTTTGCTGGCACATTCGTTTCTTATTTATTGGGAACATCTTCCGAGCCACACTCTCTCCGAGGGATACTGTTGCGCACGCGCTTTAGCATGTGGAAACGTCTCACCGTGTCATTTCGCAGCGGATGATTGGTCGGCGCGTAAGTACCTTTCAAGCTACGCGCAACCGTCTTTTCTTGTTCACCGTTCACGCTTGTCTTATCAAGCATTACTTTTTGCCTTTTTTTTTTTTGGGTCGCTTAATTATAAACACTCAAGCTGTTAAGGGGCTTAACCAGGCCCATTTTAATATCAAGTTATCAACCAACAATATAGCTTCTATTAGGTTTAGTGGGGCTTAACCAGGCTCATTAAATAACTTAATGTGATTTGTATTAATGTGATTTGTATTAAGATGACAAATCTATTGTTGTTATTTGAACATTGACTTTGAAAAGTCATTTAAAATCTAGCTTTACCTAACTTATCATTTTATTAAATATTTTGAAATATGATGTTACCAAAAATATTTAAGCTGTGAATTTTTTTCTCGGGAGTTTCTAAAGATTTAGTATTTCGATAGAATTTTCAATTTTCTTTCGTTTTAAAAAAATTGAAATAAATGTCTCATGATTTTTAGAAGAAGATTTTAAAATTTTAAAATAAAATCATATTAAATTTTCATTCATTTAAAATCATATAAAAAATTATTTTAAATCAGATCAATTAAAATATCAACACTTCCAATTTGGTTTAATAGGCTTAACTAGGCCCATTAAAACATCAACACTCAAGCTTCTAAATATAGCTTAGTCGGCTTAACTAGGCCCACTCCGGTATATCTTTATATATAAACAGGGTTGTTATCATGGCGTAGGGTTGTTTTTGTTTCAACATTTCGACATTGCACTCTCCAGTTTCCAGTAGCCAGTAGGCAATTGATTTGAACCCTTGCGAAGGAGCTAAACGCCATGTCGTCGGAGCCGGAGAATCCATCCTCATCCACCGCCACGCCGCCGGAGGAATCCGGAGAGAAGATCAGCAAGAAAGCTGCGAAGAAGGAAGCCGCGAAGCTCGAGAAGCTACGCCGCCGTCAGGAGAAAGAAGAAGAAGAAGAAGAAGCCTCACGCAAGACAGCTTCCCTCTCCATCGAGGAAGAATCGTTCTCCAGAAACCACGGAGACGTTACTCTCAACGAGCTAAAATCCACGGAGGATCCCAAAGCCGGGAAGTGGAGAGAGGCCGTCGAAGGGAAGGAGTGGACCGACGTGAGGGAGCTTGTGGAGGCGATGGCGGGGACGGAGGTTCTGATCAGGGGGAGAGTGCACACGTATCGACACGTTTCCAGCAAAAAAGGGTTTCTGATCGTGAGGCAGAAGGGGTCCAAGGTTCAATGTGTGGTTGCTGAGTCGAAGGAGAATCATGTGAGTGTTGACATGGTTAAGTTCGTTAGGCAGCTGAATAGAGAGTCGTTTGTTGATGTGATTGGTTACGTTGTTCTCCCTAAGGATCCTGTGACGGGCGCCACGCAGCAGGTTGATTGATTGGTTTTCACTTTCTTTGATCTAATTGTGATGTGACATTCAAAGAGAGACGTTGACTTGTGTTTTATTGGTAGGTTGAGATTCAAGTGAGGAAAGTGTACTGCGTCAACAGTGCCTTGCAAATGCTGCCACTTTATGTCGAGGACGCTGCTCGTAGTGAAGCAGACATTCAGGTAGTATTAATGTGGTGATGATTTGGAGATTTGTTGGAACTGTGTCGGTGTTCATAAGAGTAGTTGTTTCTATGATTGTTGCAGGCTGGGAAGCCTGGTGCCAATCAGGACACCCGTTTGAACTTTAGAGTGATTGATCTCAGAACACCGACTAATCAAGGAATCTTCAGCATTCAGAGCTGGATTCAAATTGTAAGCCAGTCTTTAGGATTTGATATGCAACAACATGGAGTATTAATAGTGATATATAATGAGTCTTATTAGTGTATGCACGAAGACTAGGATAGGATTTACTGAACTGAAGATATGTAATTAAAATTGTGCAGGGATGGAGAGAGTGCTTACTACGTAAGGGTTTTATTGAAATCCATTCACCGAAACTGCTGGCTGGGAGTAGTGAAGGTGGCTCTGCTGTATTTAGGTTGGACTACAAAGGCCAGCCTGCCTGTCTAGCTCAGTCTCCTCAGCTTCATAAGCAGATGGCAATATGTGCTGACTTTGAACGCGTCTTTGAGGTTGGTGCTGTTTACAGAGCTGAAGACTCGTTCACCCATAGACACCTGTGCGAATTTATTGGTCTTGATGTGGAGATGGCGATTCACAAACACTACTCTGAGGTTAAAAAATGTGATTTCCTCTCAATCTCAAGTATGTCTATTCTGCGCCTGGTGCTAAGTTTTGTTGGTTGTGCAGATAATGGATCTTGTGGGCGAATTGTTTCCGTTCATATTCAATAAAATAAACGAGAATTGCCAAAAGGAACTTGAAGCTATTAGGAAGCAATACCCATTTCAGCCGTTGAAGGTAACCATGCAGTATAAGCAAGTACTATTAGGAAACTGTTTTTTTTTTTTTGGTATATTATTGCATTCTGATGATTTGCGCTAAAATTGCAGTTTCTTCCAAAAACATTGAAATTAACCTTTGCAGAAGGGATTCAAATGCTTAAGGTAAGACTAGTCTTTTTGCATTTGATTTGATGAGTTATTTGAAACGGACTGTAAGTAGTTATGTTGAATCATGATGTGTTTACAGGAAGCTGGTGTCCAGGCTGATCCTCTTGGAGATCTAAATACCGAAACAGAGAGAAAACTTGGAGAGCTAGTTCGGGAAAAGTATGACACCGAGTTCTACATCCTGCATCGCTATCCTTCGGCTGTTAGGCCATTCTACACTATGCCATGTGCAGACGACCCTAACTACAGCAACTCATTCGATGTCTTCATAAGAGGTTCATCTTTGAGTTCTCTCTTTTTTCCTTGTGTGTCGTCTTCTCACCGACTAAGTTCACATTTTAAAATACTTGTATTTGCGGTCTCTGTCCTTAGGCGAGGAGATCATATCAGGAGCTCAACGTGTCCATGACCCAGAACTCTTGACGGAACAGGCAAAACGATTTGGGATTGACGTCGAGACAATAAAAACGTACATCGATTCATTCAGGTAATAAACCACAAAACCGAATTAGTTTTGGTTCCTAACTATTATTGGTTATCAGAGTTTGACGAAGGCTACAAATAATATTAATGTTTGCAGGTACGGTGCACCACCTCACGGTGGATTCGGAGTGGGACTGGAGCGAGTGGTAATGCTGTTTTGTGGCCTTAACAACATCCGCAAGACATCGCTGTTCTCTCGTGACCCTCTAAGGCTCGCTCCTTAATTTCTTCTCATCTCAAAGCTAAAGCGTGGATCATTGGACAAACTCGGCAGTTGTCTTTACCTGATTCTTGGCCCTTTAAGTGCAATTGTGACTTGATTTAGTTATGTGATTAGTGATTACTTACGCTTCATTCGCATTACCGAGTAAAACTTTATTGAAAGTTGATTATGATCAATTATCATTGCTGAGACGAATTTTACAAATTTATTTTCCAAAAATTTTAAATCACAAACAAAAAGTATCGAACTTTAAACTTTTTCAACACAATCAAATTTTAAAACATTAGCTAATACCCTGGATGAAGACGAAGAAGAAAACAGAGGGTGGGGCCACCTTACTCTGCTGCTAGGATCCGGATTTCTTATTTGGGCCATGAAAACCCGAACCGATAAAGATCCGACCCGACTCGGATTATAATAAACAGATAAACCTCTCAGAGAGGTATAAACCCTTCACATTTTCTTTACCAGAAATCTCCTCTCCTTCCTCCTCCGCCATTTAGCAAAATCTTTCTTCTTCGGATGGATATACGAAAAAGCAACAGACCCACTTGTAAGACGATTTGAAACTGTCTGAATCAGTTAGTCTCTGTTCCCAAATGCAGAGAACGCTCTCACTTGCGGCTGCTAAGTCTCCTTCTTCGACTTCACCTCTGTCTCTTCGTCCTCTCATGGCTAAGGTTTGTGTTTCCACTAGTGGGGATGCTTATCGATTCAAAGTTTTGTTCTTTATGGCTAAATCTTTATACTTTAGTGAGAATTCATCACCAGAACTCATGGAGATTGTGGCGATTACTTGTTTTTGTCTGTTGCAGTTGCAGTGCAGGACAATTCAGAGTTTTCCAGCCTCATCTTCCTCTTCAGTAGTTAGGATTGATAAAGTCGTTAGAAATGTATGCCAGCTTCAGTTTAAAAGAGAGAACGCAAGTTGTTTTACCTTAGCTTGCGCACTTCCTTCCATCAGTTCTGTTAGTTATGCTGCACATTGGAGCAGCTTAACGTCTTTTGGAAGTAGTTTCAAAACGTTTCCAGGGAGATATTTTTCTCAAGTCCCTAATACTGGGAATAAGGATAAGGTTATCAGGAAGTTTAATAAGAAGCATGAGGTTTTGGCTTCCTCTGGAGTTGAAGCGGTAGTGACTTCTACTGAACCGGTTATTGG is a genomic window containing:
- the LOC106305640 gene encoding serine/threonine-protein kinase HT1-like, whose protein sequence is MLEGPKFDMHAVGNHHNYDAFTQDFYQKLGEEGTNMSTDSMQTSNAGGSVSMSVDNSSVGSSDALIGHPGLKPMRHPYSLSVGQSVFRPGRVTHALNDDALAQALMDSSYPTQGLANYEEWTIDLRKLHMGPAFAQGAFGKLYRGTYNGEDVAIKLLERPENSPEKAQALEQQFQQEVSMLSFLKHPNIVRFIGACIKPMVWCIVTEYAKGGSVRQFLTKRQNRAVPLKLAVKQALDVARGMAYVHERNFIHRDLKSDNLLISADRSIKIADFGVARIEVQTEGMTPETGTYRWMAPEMIQHRPYTQKVDVYSFGIVLWELITGLLPFQNMTAVQAAFAVVNRGVRPTVPADCLPVLGEIMTRCWDANPEVRPCFAEVVNLLEAAETEIMTTARKARFRCCMTQPMTID
- the LOC106301729 gene encoding aspartate--tRNA ligase 2, cytoplasmic-like, which produces MSSEPENPSSSTATPPEESGEKISKKAAKKEAAKLEKLRRRQEKEEEEEEASRKTASLSIEEESFSRNHGDVTLNELKSTEDPKAGKWREAVEGKEWTDVRELVEAMAGTEVLIRGRVHTYRHVSSKKGFLIVRQKGSKVQCVVAESKENHVSVDMVKFVRQLNRESFVDVIGYVVLPKDPVTGATQQVEIQVRKVYCVNSALQMLPLYVEDAARSEADIQAGKPGANQDTRLNFRVIDLRTPTNQGIFSIQSWIQIGWRECLLRKGFIEIHSPKLLAGSSEGGSAVFRLDYKGQPACLAQSPQLHKQMAICADFERVFEVGAVYRAEDSFTHRHLCEFIGLDVEMAIHKHYSEIMDLVGELFPFIFNKINENCQKELEAIRKQYPFQPLKFLPKTLKLTFAEGIQMLKEAGVQADPLGDLNTETERKLGELVREKYDTEFYILHRYPSAVRPFYTMPCADDPNYSNSFDVFIRGEEIISGAQRVHDPELLTEQAKRFGIDVETIKTYIDSFRYGAPPHGGFGVGLERVVMLFCGLNNIRKTSLFSRDPLRLAP